Proteins from one Oscillatoria nigro-viridis PCC 7112 genomic window:
- the dnaN gene encoding DNA polymerase III subunit beta: MKLVCTQSDLNANLSLVSRAVPSRPTHPVLANVLLVADEENQRVSLTAFDLSLGIRTSFAAEVTGGGSFTIPAKLLNDIVSRLPEGEITLEDEAGDTVAYLTCSSGSYQVRGMGPEEFPELPAIEAGTILKLPPEALIEGLKGTLFATSPDEAKQVLAGVHLKVLQDCLEFAATDGHRLAVVQTANEKAEGEETQEEFEVTVPAKALREVERMLVMRQWTEPVTLHFEQGQVVFEWADQRLTTRTLEGQYPAYRQLIPPSFERQITLERRSFLAAVERIAVFADQKNNILKCSIDEENQEITLSVDAKDVGCGKESMPAQISGDSIDIAFNVKYLIDILKTAQSPEIQLQLNGALAPVIFQPLGGVNATFLVMPVQLRA, from the coding sequence ATGAAATTGGTTTGCACCCAAAGTGACCTCAACGCCAACCTCTCGTTGGTAAGTCGGGCCGTTCCCTCCCGCCCGACACATCCGGTACTAGCCAACGTGCTCTTAGTAGCGGATGAGGAAAATCAGCGGGTTAGCTTGACAGCTTTCGATCTCAGTTTAGGCATTCGTACCAGCTTCGCAGCAGAAGTGACTGGCGGCGGCAGTTTTACCATACCCGCTAAATTGCTTAACGATATTGTTTCGAGACTCCCAGAAGGAGAGATTACTTTAGAAGACGAAGCGGGGGACACCGTAGCATATCTCACTTGCAGTTCTGGCAGCTACCAAGTTAGAGGCATGGGCCCGGAAGAATTCCCAGAATTGCCTGCAATCGAAGCCGGAACAATCCTCAAATTGCCGCCGGAAGCCTTGATAGAAGGACTCAAAGGAACTTTATTTGCTACTAGCCCCGACGAGGCAAAACAGGTACTTGCAGGCGTGCATTTAAAGGTATTGCAAGATTGCCTGGAATTTGCAGCTACAGACGGCCACAGATTGGCAGTAGTTCAAACTGCCAATGAAAAAGCTGAAGGCGAAGAAACCCAAGAAGAATTTGAGGTGACAGTCCCCGCTAAAGCATTGCGGGAAGTAGAAAGAATGCTGGTGATGCGGCAGTGGACTGAACCTGTCACCCTGCATTTTGAACAAGGTCAAGTAGTGTTTGAATGGGCCGACCAGCGGCTGACCACCCGCACTTTGGAAGGGCAATATCCCGCATACCGGCAGTTGATTCCGCCCTCCTTTGAGCGGCAAATTACCTTAGAAAGGCGATCGTTCTTAGCCGCAGTAGAAAGAATAGCCGTTTTTGCAGACCAAAAAAATAATATTCTCAAATGCAGCATCGACGAGGAAAATCAGGAAATCACTTTGTCAGTAGATGCTAAAGATGTCGGCTGCGGTAAAGAGTCAATGCCCGCACAGATTTCGGGAGATAGCATAGATATTGCTTTCAACGTGAAATACTTAATAGACATTTTGAAAACTGCTCAATCCCCCGAAATTCAACTGCAATTAAACGGTGCTCTTGCTCCTGTAATTTTTCAGCCTTTGGGCGGAGTCAATGCTACATTCTTGGTGATGCCAGTTCAGCTAAGGGCTTAA
- a CDS encoding TIGR03943 family putative permease subunit: protein MNLKKISPWLDALAILAWGILLLKYWITGKLSILIHPNYFGLTLAGGIGLMVIGGLKTWELVKLDRTTKQSRTSPANNSLRITEVEHVTLFPPSIGSTLMLSVALIGLLTTPRTFTSQTALERGLTESLPITRLQPQEFRNTTKPEKRSLVEWVRLLNFNPEPDTYRGQKVKVQGFVIHPPNLGEQYMWIGRFIITCCAADAYPIGLPVKLAIGQSRTTFAPDSWLEIEGETIVEELQGKRKLIIQASSLKQIPEPKNPYDY, encoded by the coding sequence ATGAATCTTAAAAAAATTAGCCCCTGGCTGGACGCCCTAGCTATTTTAGCCTGGGGAATACTGCTTCTTAAATATTGGATCACCGGCAAGTTAAGCATTCTCATTCACCCCAATTACTTTGGCTTGACTTTAGCAGGAGGTATCGGCTTAATGGTGATTGGCGGGTTAAAAACTTGGGAACTCGTAAAACTCGATCGCACCACAAAGCAATCGCGGACATCACCAGCAAATAACTCTCTCAGAATTACAGAAGTTGAACACGTTACTTTGTTTCCCCCCAGTATCGGCAGCACCTTAATGTTGAGCGTCGCATTAATAGGTTTACTAACAACGCCACGCACATTTACCAGCCAGACAGCATTAGAACGAGGCCTCACCGAATCCCTGCCCATCACCAGACTGCAACCCCAAGAATTTCGCAATACTACAAAACCAGAAAAGCGATCGCTCGTCGAATGGGTGCGACTGTTAAATTTCAACCCCGAACCGGATACATACAGAGGTCAAAAAGTCAAAGTTCAAGGATTTGTAATTCATCCCCCGAACCTAGGAGAACAATATATGTGGATCGGGCGTTTTATCATTACCTGCTGCGCGGCAGACGCCTATCCGATCGGGTTGCCAGTAAAATTAGCGATCGGTCAAAGTCGCACCACCTTTGCCCCAGACAGTTGGCTAGAAATAGAAGGAGAAACGATCGTAGAAGAACTCCAAGGCAAGCGCAAATTAATCATTCAAGCCTCCTCCCTCAAACAAATTCCTGAACCAAAAAACCCTTATGATTATTAG
- the dnaA gene encoding chromosomal replication initiator protein DnaA, translating into MDIPLESLWNQILERLQVQLSRPSFETWIKTARAEQLENNCLIVSAPNPFARNWLQKYYVKTIADAVYEILGYPVDIYLTIAGGNETAGSSDSTMVWPSPIAADVPESHSLHPPKPANLNPKYLFSRFVVGSNNRMAHAASLAVAESPGREFNPLFLCGGVGLGKTHLMQAIGHYRLEIDPNAKIFYVSTEKFTNDLIAAIRKDSMQTFRDHYRAADVLLIDDIQFIEGKEYTQEEFFHTFNTLHESGNQVVLASDRPPQQIPRLQERLCSRFSMGLIADIQLPDLETRMAILQKKAEYENMRLPRDVIEYIASSYTSNVRELEGALIRAVAYLSITGLPMTVENIAPVLNPQTESIEATPDAVIAVVAEEFDVSVEDLKGISRRREISLARQIGMYLIRQHTGLSLPKVGEVFGGKDHTTVLYSCDKIAQLRNTDPNLAQTLRQLSDRINVVSRKA; encoded by the coding sequence GTGGACATTCCCCTCGAAAGTCTGTGGAATCAGATACTTGAACGTCTCCAGGTACAACTGAGCAGACCTAGCTTTGAGACGTGGATCAAAACTGCCCGCGCCGAACAACTCGAAAATAACTGTTTGATTGTCAGCGCCCCCAACCCCTTTGCTCGCAATTGGTTGCAAAAATATTACGTCAAAACCATTGCCGATGCTGTCTACGAAATTCTCGGCTATCCCGTAGACATTTACTTGACAATTGCCGGGGGAAACGAAACAGCCGGCAGCAGCGACTCCACGATGGTTTGGCCCTCCCCAATCGCCGCCGATGTCCCCGAAAGCCACTCGCTTCACCCCCCCAAACCGGCCAATTTAAACCCAAAATACCTATTTTCCCGCTTTGTCGTCGGTTCCAACAACCGCATGGCTCACGCGGCCTCCCTCGCGGTAGCCGAGTCTCCGGGCCGAGAATTCAATCCCCTATTTTTGTGCGGTGGCGTCGGTTTGGGCAAAACTCATTTGATGCAGGCGATCGGTCATTATCGCTTGGAAATTGACCCCAACGCCAAGATTTTTTACGTTTCTACTGAGAAATTTACTAACGATTTAATCGCCGCCATTCGCAAAGACAGTATGCAAACTTTCCGCGACCATTATCGGGCTGCCGATGTTTTATTAATAGATGACATCCAATTTATTGAAGGGAAAGAATACACTCAAGAAGAATTTTTTCACACTTTTAATACTTTGCACGAATCCGGAAACCAAGTAGTTTTAGCTTCTGACCGTCCGCCACAGCAAATCCCCCGCCTGCAAGAGCGTTTGTGTTCCCGATTTTCGATGGGATTAATTGCCGACATTCAATTGCCAGACTTGGAAACTCGGATGGCAATTTTGCAGAAAAAAGCCGAGTATGAAAATATGCGGCTGCCGCGAGATGTGATTGAATACATTGCTTCTAGTTACACTTCCAACGTTCGGGAATTGGAAGGTGCTTTGATTCGGGCGGTAGCATATCTTTCAATTACTGGTTTGCCGATGACCGTGGAAAATATCGCCCCGGTTTTGAATCCGCAAACTGAAAGCATAGAGGCAACGCCAGATGCAGTAATTGCAGTTGTGGCTGAGGAGTTTGATGTTTCTGTTGAAGATTTGAAAGGAATTTCCCGCCGGCGAGAAATTAGTCTCGCACGTCAAATAGGGATGTATTTAATTCGGCAGCATACTGGTTTGAGTTTGCCGAAAGTTGGCGAAGTGTTCGGCGGCAAAGATCACACGACTGTGCTTTACAGTTGCGACAAAATTGCTCAGTTGCGGAACACTGACCCGAATTTGGCTCAAACTTTGCGTCAGTTGAGCGATCGAATTAATGTTGTCAGCCGCAAAGCTTGA
- a CDS encoding permease, whose product MQPGLTNQLNNAFTLFLSLLVEAIPFLLLGVLFSGLLLGFVDERKLVSRIPRNPLLGALMGSSIGFLFPVCECGNVPVARRLLMQGVPAPAAIGFLLAAPTINPVVIWATWTAFRDQPEIVVLRVVFSLSIATIIGWVFSAQKDLRPLLQPSVARAIPLPKPEFSDKELVQANTPLLLQSGTFMLGQPGGAVPIESLLKDDWKPLQTGKTEKTSKGSSMFHRVSKERLRLLLDTMVQELRELGGVLVIGSAIAAIIQVGAPRELILNLGQGPVSSILAMLLLAAVVSICSTVDAFFALSFASTFTSGSLLAFLVFGPMIDLKGIGLMLSIFKSRAVVYLIVLAAQLTFLMTLAVNLHLG is encoded by the coding sequence ATGCAACCCGGCCTAACGAATCAGTTAAACAATGCTTTTACCCTTTTTCTCAGCTTGTTAGTAGAGGCAATACCTTTTCTGCTGCTCGGAGTTTTATTTTCAGGTTTGCTGCTGGGATTTGTAGACGAACGCAAACTCGTATCGCGCATCCCGCGAAACCCGCTGCTGGGGGCTTTGATGGGCAGTTCGATCGGCTTTTTGTTTCCCGTGTGCGAGTGCGGTAACGTGCCCGTAGCCCGCAGGTTACTGATGCAGGGAGTACCCGCACCAGCCGCGATCGGCTTTTTGCTTGCGGCCCCCACCATCAATCCCGTGGTAATTTGGGCTACTTGGACGGCATTTCGGGATCAGCCAGAAATTGTAGTTTTGCGGGTGGTATTTTCTCTGTCTATAGCCACAATTATCGGCTGGGTGTTCAGCGCCCAAAAAGACTTGCGGCCTCTGCTGCAACCCTCTGTAGCCCGCGCAATCCCCCTGCCAAAACCAGAGTTTTCCGACAAAGAACTCGTCCAAGCTAACACTCCGCTGCTGTTGCAGTCGGGAACATTTATGCTAGGTCAGCCGGGGGGGGCGGTGCCGATCGAATCTTTGCTAAAAGACGACTGGAAGCCATTACAAACAGGCAAAACAGAAAAAACCTCGAAAGGTTCATCCATGTTCCACCGCGTTTCTAAAGAGCGTTTGCGCCTGCTTTTAGATACTATGGTACAGGAGTTGCGCGAATTGGGAGGAGTGTTGGTAATCGGAAGTGCGATCGCAGCCATCATTCAAGTTGGCGCACCCCGCGAACTAATTCTCAACCTCGGTCAAGGCCCGGTTTCCTCGATCCTCGCCATGCTGCTATTAGCCGCTGTCGTATCGATTTGTTCTACAGTAGATGCCTTTTTTGCCCTGTCTTTTGCTTCCACATTTACCAGCGGTTCGCTGTTAGCATTTCTCGTTTTCGGCCCGATGATTGACCTCAAAGGTATCGGTTTAATGCTGTCAATTTTTAAAAGTCGAGCCGTAGTTTACTTAATTGTCTTGGCAGCTCAGTTAACCTTTTTAATGACCCTCGCTGTCAACTTGCATTTAGGTTAA
- a CDS encoding sensor histidine kinase, with amino-acid sequence MLNTSCVERPAQAMSQASIGELCLDSTLQQLSLYDFQVEATDWGMRISQMLEANPLLPGVIVTHQGEFAGMISRRRFLEFISRPFGRELFLKRPVRALYRFAETESLIFPSNTLIVDAARKSLLRSKELLYEPIVVQVSPQTYSLLDVHELLVAQSNIHELATKLLRQQTQSQLIQTEKLASLGQMVAGVAHEIRNPVTCISGNLGFLSNYSKDIMELLSAYEHIVSDSEKIDQLKKHIEFDFLQDDWVEILKSMKVSSQRLTELVTSLHTFSHMDETHLKQANIHECIDSTLLIMKNRLKYGFKVVKNYGDLPLVKCYSGQLSQVFMNIISNAIDALEEVKAEKDFMPAITIETEVIDSSDGDCVNSELIQNYVRGDGVPPRKLRQNAKQLSSASQKGDFCPEAAEKNQNNAWIAIRIADNGPGIPPEIQRRIFETFFTTKPAGKGTGLGLAITYQIVTEKHKGKLNLHSTPGTGTEFEILLPLI; translated from the coding sequence ATGCTAAATACCTCCTGCGTAGAAAGACCAGCCCAAGCAATGTCCCAGGCTTCCATCGGAGAACTTTGTTTAGACTCTACTCTCCAACAATTGTCGCTTTACGATTTTCAGGTAGAAGCTACGGATTGGGGAATGCGAATTTCTCAGATGTTAGAAGCTAATCCGCTGTTACCGGGAGTCATTGTGACCCATCAAGGTGAATTTGCCGGTATGATTTCCCGGCGGAGATTTTTAGAATTTATCAGCCGTCCTTTTGGGCGAGAATTATTTTTAAAGCGACCAGTGAGGGCTTTGTACCGCTTTGCCGAAACTGAGAGTTTAATTTTTCCCAGCAATACTTTAATCGTGGATGCAGCCAGGAAGTCGCTGTTGCGATCGAAAGAACTGCTTTACGAACCGATTGTAGTTCAAGTGTCGCCTCAAACTTATAGTTTGCTAGACGTGCACGAACTGTTAGTAGCCCAATCCAACATTCACGAACTAGCAACAAAATTGCTGAGGCAGCAAACTCAATCTCAACTAATTCAAACCGAAAAACTAGCGAGTTTGGGACAGATGGTAGCTGGAGTCGCCCACGAAATTAGAAATCCCGTCACCTGCATCAGCGGAAATCTCGGCTTTTTGTCCAACTACTCGAAAGACATCATGGAGTTGCTGTCTGCTTACGAACACATTGTGAGTGACAGCGAAAAAATTGACCAACTCAAAAAACACATAGAATTTGATTTCTTGCAAGACGATTGGGTGGAAATTCTCAAAAGTATGAAAGTTTCATCGCAGAGGCTGACCGAACTCGTCACCAGCCTGCACACCTTTTCTCACATGGACGAAACCCACTTGAAACAAGCTAACATCCACGAATGTATTGACAGTACGCTGCTAATTATGAAAAACCGTCTGAAGTACGGGTTTAAAGTAGTTAAAAACTATGGGGATTTGCCTTTGGTTAAGTGTTACTCTGGTCAGTTGAGCCAGGTATTTATGAATATCATCAGCAATGCGATCGACGCTTTGGAAGAGGTAAAAGCAGAAAAAGATTTTATGCCTGCGATTACTATTGAAACCGAGGTAATAGACAGTTCTGACGGAGACTGCGTGAATTCGGAATTAATTCAAAATTATGTTAGGGGCGATGGCGTCCCGCCCCGCAAGCTACGACAAAATGCAAAACAGCTATCATCCGCCAGCCAAAAGGGCGACTTCTGCCCAGAAGCAGCGGAAAAAAATCAAAATAACGCTTGGATAGCCATCCGAATTGCCGATAACGGGCCGGGAATTCCGCCAGAAATTCAGCGGCGGATTTTTGAGACATTTTTCACCACTAAACCTGCGGGGAAAGGTACCGGTTTGGGATTGGCAATTACCTATCAAATTGTTACGGAAAAGCATAAAGGCAAGTTAAATTTGCATTCTACGCCCGGTACAGGTACTGAATTTGAAATTTTGTTGCCATTGATTTGA